A region from the Insulibacter thermoxylanivorax genome encodes:
- a CDS encoding alpha-glucuronidase family glycosyl hydrolase translates to MRYEKLPAELAEAYVQLCSKIYAAGNVAEDPVLRSAQEELLEGLQAMLGQQPELTDTAGDAALLAGTLDEPEIAGLIDKDEAAKVDEEGYLLHTVISGGSRKLVIAGTTSKGVLYGVFHFLRILQTRGRIDNLSVIENPANKLRMINHWDNMDGSIERGYAGESIFYRDHAFIEDLSRIRDYARLMAAVQLNAVVINNVNVHETETKLITKEFLPQVARVAEVFRAYGIRLYLSINFAAPIQAGGLETADPLDPQVRRWWQDRAKEIYEHVPDFGGFLVKADSEHRPGPFTYGRDHADGANMLAEALEPYGGIVIWRCFVYNCMQDWRDRSTDRAKAAYDHFRPLDGRFHERVILQIKNGPMDFQVREPVSPLFGGLTRTNQMLELQITQEYTGQQIHLCYLVPQWKEVVDFDTYAAGEGSTVARTVSGELFNRPLGGFAGVANIGNDENWTGHLLAQANFYGYGRLAWKPTLTSEEITDEWVRITFGHDPQVVETISRMLLESWSIYENYTAPLGVGWMVNPGHHYGPNVDGYEYSRWGTYHFADCHGIGVDRTVKTGTGYTAQYHEPHASRYESLEECPDELLLFFHHVPYTHVLHSGKTVIQHIYDTHFEGVEQAAELVERWRSLEGKIDAERYESVLERLLEQAEHAKEWRDVINTYFYRKSGIADQHGRKIY, encoded by the coding sequence TTGAGATATGAGAAGCTGCCTGCTGAACTGGCAGAAGCATATGTTCAGCTGTGCAGCAAGATTTATGCAGCGGGGAATGTCGCAGAAGATCCCGTGCTGCGTTCGGCGCAGGAGGAATTGCTGGAAGGACTCCAAGCGATGCTCGGGCAGCAGCCTGAACTGACGGACACAGCAGGGGATGCAGCACTCCTCGCCGGCACCCTGGACGAGCCGGAGATTGCCGGATTGATTGATAAGGATGAAGCTGCGAAGGTTGATGAAGAAGGCTATCTGCTTCATACGGTAATATCCGGCGGCAGCCGCAAACTCGTGATTGCAGGGACGACAAGCAAAGGCGTGCTGTACGGGGTGTTCCATTTCTTGCGAATCCTGCAGACGAGAGGGCGGATCGATAACCTGTCGGTGATTGAGAATCCAGCGAACAAACTTCGCATGATCAACCACTGGGATAACATGGACGGCAGCATCGAGCGCGGCTATGCCGGAGAATCGATCTTCTACCGCGATCATGCCTTTATCGAAGACTTAAGCCGTATTCGCGATTACGCAAGGCTGATGGCAGCTGTGCAGCTGAATGCCGTAGTGATCAACAACGTCAATGTCCATGAGACGGAGACGAAGCTGATCACGAAGGAATTCCTGCCGCAGGTGGCGCGCGTTGCAGAAGTGTTCAGGGCGTATGGGATTCGCCTCTACCTCAGCATCAACTTCGCGGCGCCGATCCAGGCCGGAGGGCTTGAGACCGCTGATCCCCTCGATCCGCAGGTGAGACGTTGGTGGCAGGATCGCGCGAAGGAGATCTATGAGCATGTTCCGGACTTCGGCGGCTTCTTGGTGAAAGCGGATTCCGAGCATCGTCCGGGGCCATTCACCTATGGACGCGATCATGCCGACGGCGCGAATATGCTGGCCGAAGCCTTGGAGCCCTACGGCGGCATCGTCATCTGGCGCTGCTTCGTCTATAACTGCATGCAGGACTGGCGGGACCGCTCGACGGATCGTGCGAAGGCGGCCTATGATCACTTCCGACCGCTGGACGGCCGTTTTCATGAGCGCGTCATCCTGCAGATTAAGAACGGGCCGATGGATTTCCAAGTGCGGGAGCCGGTATCCCCGCTGTTCGGCGGCTTGACGCGCACGAATCAGATGCTGGAACTGCAGATCACCCAGGAATATACGGGGCAGCAGATCCATCTCTGCTATCTTGTTCCGCAGTGGAAGGAAGTCGTCGACTTTGACACCTATGCGGCTGGAGAAGGATCGACAGTGGCGCGGACGGTCTCCGGCGAGCTGTTCAATCGCCCGCTCGGCGGTTTCGCGGGGGTGGCGAACATCGGCAATGATGAGAACTGGACGGGGCATCTGTTGGCTCAGGCGAATTTCTACGGTTACGGCCGCCTTGCTTGGAAGCCGACGCTCACGTCAGAGGAGATCACCGATGAATGGGTGAGGATCACCTTCGGCCATGATCCGCAGGTGGTGGAGACGATCAGCCGCATGCTGCTGGAGTCTTGGTCCATCTATGAGAACTATACAGCGCCGCTCGGCGTCGGCTGGATGGTGAACCCGGGTCATCACTACGGCCCGAATGTGGACGGCTATGAGTATTCACGCTGGGGAACTTATCACTTCGCAGACTGCCATGGCATCGGCGTCGACCGCACGGTGAAGACGGGAACAGGCTATACAGCACAGTACCATGAGCCGCATGCTTCCCGTTATGAATCGCTGGAGGAATGCCCGGATGAGCTGCTGCTATTCTTCCATCATGTTCCTTATACCCATGTGCTGCATTCCGGGAAGACCGTCATCCAGCATATCTACGATACCCACTTCGAGGGAGTTGAACAGGCAGCAGAATTGGTGGAGAGATGGCGCAGCCTTGAAGGGAAGATCGATGCGGAGCGCTACGAAAGCGTGCTGGAACGGCTGTTGGAGCAAGCGGAACATGCCAAGGAGTGGCGGGATGTAATCAATACCTACTTCTATCGCAAATCCGGTATTGCGGATCAACACGGCCGCAAGATCTATTAA
- a CDS encoding glycosyl hydrolase 115 family protein gives MEHRTHEQTSKGIFPLVQKGLAARIYIDPEGRDYDGMSLVAASFAGDVELITGIRPVIVTDAKELSKIAVIAGSLGNNRLIDALAAEGRIDAAAIQGKRETYMIRPLEHPFEGVEQAIVIAGSDKRGTFYGIYHLSEMIGVSPWVYWGDVVPKKRRDILLPMEQLQVTSKEPSIRYRGFFINDEWPSFGTWTNNRFGGFNEDMYRYVFELLLRLKGNYLWPAMWSAVFSEDGKRHPLANAELAHAYGIIMGTSHHEPMFRAGEEWGKVYRQYTDRYDWDFGKNREAITRFWEDGVKRNREFESIITLGMRGERDSALGGTVEENIERLKDIILTQKEILRKHGLQDAPQTLVIYKEVEKFWHGTEDVPGLKDWDVLDDVIIMLSDDNFGNVRTLPRAEDRDRPAGWGLYYHFDYHGGPVSYEWVNTIPLQKIWEQMTMAYDYGIRELWIVNVGDLKPMELPLSYFMDLAYDYDTWGAQGLNRTKEYTRRWCRQQFGHAVEDQETLDGIAKVLTGYTRMNGNRKPEVTYPDTYSLHVDREAERELARAIQLEREAEQHYQRMPVSLRDAYYQLVYYPAVASANVKKMQIYAAYNRKYAHRELPSTLANRYAGYVEQAIARDIELQDEYNYLLSNGKWRGMMSSPHVGYVRWNAEGWSYPQVSRVQPKPGSRMIVDVQGQEEGFAEGTAALPAFTNLMKEVRTLTVSNEGADPFPCTIEADVDWLVIAEQTEPIPREGSLSGSNKWQGTVHDGIMIEAAVDWDRLTESAEGTLTIKGAGQQVEVRVQAELIDVHGIPEGTFIETGGIVSIEAEHTVRRAAVPQAEWKVIEGYGRTLSSLKMFPTTVSFPRPEEAPYLEYRIWVKEDGDYTLTAYTAPTNNLFADSRLRYAVSFDGEEPVMADTLPEDFVAGESSSWGRGVLENIHLSTTAHRLSAGLHTLRFYGLDAGLVLQKLVLSKVPLPYSYYGPVESYRIPCSNPR, from the coding sequence GTGGAACATAGGACACACGAACAGACAAGCAAAGGGATTTTCCCTCTGGTACAGAAAGGGCTGGCAGCAAGAATCTATATCGACCCCGAGGGCCGGGATTATGACGGAATGAGCTTGGTTGCTGCATCCTTTGCCGGAGATGTTGAGCTGATCACCGGCATCAGGCCCGTCATCGTGACGGATGCCAAGGAGCTGAGCAAGATTGCGGTGATCGCCGGATCCCTTGGCAATAACCGATTGATCGATGCTTTGGCGGCAGAAGGACGGATCGATGCTGCAGCGATCCAGGGCAAACGGGAAACGTATATGATTCGCCCGTTGGAACACCCGTTTGAGGGCGTGGAGCAAGCGATCGTCATCGCGGGCAGCGACAAACGGGGCACCTTCTATGGGATCTATCACTTGTCCGAAATGATCGGTGTAAGTCCTTGGGTCTATTGGGGAGATGTGGTACCGAAGAAACGGCGGGATATCCTGCTGCCGATGGAGCAGCTGCAGGTGACCTCGAAGGAACCGTCGATTCGTTATCGGGGATTTTTTATCAATGATGAATGGCCTTCCTTCGGTACATGGACGAACAACCGTTTCGGCGGTTTTAACGAGGATATGTACCGATATGTGTTCGAACTGCTTCTCCGCCTGAAGGGCAATTATCTGTGGCCGGCGATGTGGAGCGCGGTCTTCAGTGAAGACGGCAAGCGTCATCCGCTCGCCAATGCCGAACTGGCCCATGCCTACGGCATCATCATGGGCACCTCCCACCATGAGCCGATGTTCCGCGCCGGGGAAGAGTGGGGGAAGGTGTATCGTCAGTATACGGACCGCTATGATTGGGACTTCGGGAAGAACCGGGAGGCGATTACACGCTTCTGGGAAGACGGTGTGAAGCGCAATCGCGAGTTTGAGAGCATCATCACCTTGGGAATGCGGGGCGAAAGGGACTCGGCCCTGGGCGGCACCGTCGAGGAGAATATCGAGAGACTCAAGGACATCATCCTGACGCAGAAGGAGATCCTGCGTAAGCACGGTTTGCAAGATGCGCCGCAGACGCTGGTCATCTATAAGGAAGTAGAGAAATTCTGGCACGGCACAGAGGATGTTCCCGGACTGAAGGACTGGGATGTCTTAGATGATGTGATCATCATGCTGTCCGATGATAATTTCGGCAATGTACGCACGCTGCCAAGGGCGGAGGATCGCGATCGCCCCGCGGGCTGGGGGCTGTATTATCACTTCGATTATCACGGGGGCCCCGTATCCTATGAATGGGTCAACACGATTCCGCTTCAGAAGATTTGGGAACAGATGACGATGGCCTATGATTACGGAATCCGGGAGCTGTGGATCGTCAATGTCGGCGATCTGAAACCGATGGAGCTGCCGCTTTCGTATTTTATGGACCTTGCTTATGACTATGATACATGGGGCGCCCAGGGACTGAATCGAACGAAAGAATATACGCGCAGGTGGTGCCGCCAGCAATTCGGCCATGCAGTTGAAGATCAGGAAACCTTGGACGGCATCGCCAAGGTGCTGACCGGCTATACGCGGATGAATGGCAACCGCAAGCCCGAGGTGACTTATCCGGATACCTACAGCTTGCACGTTGACCGCGAGGCGGAGCGCGAGCTGGCGCGAGCCATCCAGTTGGAGCGGGAAGCGGAGCAGCATTATCAGAGGATGCCCGTATCGCTTCGGGATGCTTATTATCAGCTGGTGTATTATCCCGCGGTTGCCTCGGCGAATGTGAAGAAGATGCAGATCTATGCCGCCTATAACCGGAAGTATGCGCACCGCGAGCTGCCCAGCACGCTCGCCAACCGCTATGCCGGATATGTGGAACAGGCGATCGCCAGGGACATCGAGCTGCAGGACGAGTACAACTATCTGTTGTCCAACGGCAAGTGGCGGGGCATGATGTCCTCGCCGCACGTCGGCTACGTCCGATGGAATGCCGAAGGTTGGAGTTACCCGCAAGTGAGCAGGGTGCAGCCCAAGCCGGGCTCGCGGATGATCGTTGATGTCCAGGGACAGGAGGAAGGGTTTGCTGAAGGGACAGCAGCGCTCCCTGCGTTCACGAACTTGATGAAAGAAGTGCGGACGCTCACGGTCAGTAACGAGGGTGCGGATCCCTTTCCATGCACCATCGAGGCGGATGTGGATTGGCTGGTCATCGCGGAGCAAACGGAGCCGATCCCAAGGGAAGGCAGCCTCTCCGGCTCGAATAAGTGGCAGGGCACGGTGCATGACGGCATCATGATCGAAGCGGCTGTGGATTGGGACCGCCTGACGGAAAGTGCCGAGGGCACGCTGACGATCAAAGGCGCCGGGCAGCAGGTAGAGGTGCGGGTACAGGCCGAGCTCATCGATGTGCACGGCATACCTGAGGGGACGTTCATCGAGACCGGCGGGATCGTCTCGATTGAAGCCGAGCATACCGTGCGCCGTGCTGCCGTGCCGCAGGCAGAGTGGAAGGTGATCGAAGGGTACGGCCGGACCTTGTCCTCCCTCAAGATGTTCCCGACGACGGTGTCCTTTCCGCGGCCGGAGGAGGCTCCTTATCTGGAGTATCGCATCTGGGTGAAGGAGGATGGGGATTACACGCTGACCGCGTACACGGCACCGACCAACAACTTATTCGCGGACAGCCGACTGCGCTATGCGGTCTCCTTCGACGGCGAAGAGCCGGTCATGGCGGATACGCTGCCGGAAGACTTCGTTGCCGGTGAATCGTCTTCGTGGGGGCGCGGCGTACTGGAGAACATCCATCTCTCAACCACCGCGCATAGGCTGTCAGCAGGGCTCCATACCTTGCGTTTCTACGGCCTGGACGCCGGTTTGGTCTTGCAGAAGCTTGTTCTATCTAAGGTTCCGCTTCCTTATTCCTATTACGGACCGGTTGAGAGTTATCGCATCCCTTGCTCGAATCCAAGATAA
- a CDS encoding helix-turn-helix transcriptional regulator — MNTEKYQYLVPYVFLFAERRCYPDWVIERRLNNFHDLTFVVGGKACYIVNGVEYIVEAGDVIYIPSGSTREAYTFQESPMVAYPFNFHWAEPNNHIPLPLQVVNKNLISKEILDYIREFKQVWMNQQPFYQIQARGIFEVIIARLLSNYYRMSDAHTDPRIKKITSYIADHYSENITIKDLAEMVDLHPVYLGKLFKQYTGSTFKEYLNRIRINNAEMMLSSGGFTVTETAERCGFYDISYFSNLFKAMKGYPPSAARKY, encoded by the coding sequence ATGAATACCGAGAAATATCAATACTTGGTCCCCTATGTCTTCTTGTTCGCCGAACGCCGCTGCTATCCAGACTGGGTGATCGAGAGACGTCTGAACAACTTTCATGACTTAACCTTCGTGGTCGGCGGCAAGGCTTGCTACATCGTCAACGGTGTTGAGTACATCGTAGAAGCCGGGGACGTGATCTATATACCAAGCGGTTCTACCAGGGAGGCATACACCTTTCAAGAGTCGCCGATGGTGGCCTACCCCTTTAATTTCCACTGGGCAGAACCGAACAATCATATCCCCCTTCCTTTACAAGTTGTGAACAAGAATCTCATCTCCAAAGAGATTCTGGATTATATTCGCGAATTCAAACAGGTCTGGATGAATCAACAGCCCTTCTATCAAATCCAGGCGCGGGGCATCTTCGAAGTGATCATCGCCCGCCTGCTCAGCAACTACTACCGTATGTCTGATGCCCATACGGATCCGCGCATTAAGAAGATCACCTCTTATATCGCCGATCATTATTCAGAGAATATCACGATCAAAGATCTGGCTGAGATGGTAGATCTGCATCCAGTATACTTAGGTAAGTTATTCAAGCAATACACCGGTTCCACCTTCAAAGAGTACCTGAACCGAATTCGCATCAACAACGCGGAGATGATGCTCTCATCGGGAGGTTTTACCGTTACCGAAACAGCGGAACGCTGCGGATTCTATGATATCTCTTATTTCAGCAATCTCTTCAAAGCCATGAAAGGGTATCCGCCGTCAGCGGCCAGAAAATATTAA
- a CDS encoding beta-galactosidase: MLKHPPISSKLPVMMHGADYNPDQWLHDPKVLEEDIRLMKLAGCNVMSVGIFAWAALEPEEGKFNFEWLDRVLDRLYENGIYFWLATPSGARPAWMSYKYPEVLRVGPNRVRNLHGHRHNHCYSSPVYREKTRIMNTKLAERYSKHPGILGWHVSNEYGGECHCDYCQEGFREWLKKKYGTLDALNHAWWTPFWSHTYTDWSQIESPSPHGENAVHGHNLDWRRYVTDRTIDFCKHEIAPLKAINPDLPVTTNMMEVIPFDGLDYRKFADILDVISWDAYPTWHDAESDKKEAVKFAFNHDLFRTIKGKPFLLMESTPSLTNWQPVSKLKRPGMHKLSSLQAVAHGSDSVQYFQWRKSRGSSEKFHGAVVDHVGHEHTRVFRDVAELGETLANMKEIVGTSTPAEVAVLFDWDNRWAINDAQGPRNMGIHYERTVLEHYAALWQYGVPVDIIGIEDDISKYKVISAPMLYMCSEETGRKLEQFVENGGTLVGTYWSGVVDETDLCHLGGFPGPLRRTLGIWAEEIEGLYPHDKNGLVMNEGNRLGLTGVYETHEICELAHAETAQVLGVYEGDFYAGCPALTVNELGKGRAYYMATRLKSDFLDAFYRKVVDEAGVKRVLNADLPEGVTAQVRTDGERDYVFVMNFSGAEQRVKLDGSDYADFETGQSAGEELLLNVNGIKILVRPSRYSG; this comes from the coding sequence ATGCTGAAGCATCCGCCGATTAGCAGTAAGTTACCCGTAATGATGCACGGAGCAGACTATAACCCCGACCAGTGGCTTCATGATCCTAAAGTATTAGAAGAAGATATTCGCCTGATGAAGCTGGCAGGCTGCAATGTGATGTCCGTGGGCATCTTCGCATGGGCTGCACTGGAGCCGGAGGAAGGCAAGTTCAATTTTGAATGGCTGGATCGCGTATTGGATCGATTGTATGAGAATGGAATCTATTTCTGGCTTGCTACTCCGTCTGGAGCAAGACCGGCTTGGATGTCATATAAATACCCTGAAGTTTTAAGAGTTGGCCCGAATCGCGTGCGGAACTTGCACGGTCATCGTCATAACCACTGCTACAGCTCGCCTGTATATCGCGAGAAAACGCGGATCATGAATACGAAGCTGGCAGAACGCTATTCGAAACATCCGGGAATCCTCGGTTGGCACGTCTCTAACGAATACGGCGGGGAATGCCATTGCGATTACTGTCAAGAGGGCTTCCGCGAGTGGCTGAAGAAGAAGTACGGTACATTAGATGCTTTGAACCACGCCTGGTGGACACCGTTCTGGTCCCATACGTACACCGACTGGAGCCAGATTGAATCGCCGTCGCCGCATGGTGAAAACGCCGTACACGGGCATAACCTGGATTGGAGACGCTATGTCACCGATCGCACGATCGATTTCTGCAAACATGAGATCGCCCCTTTGAAAGCGATTAACCCGGATTTGCCGGTGACGACGAACATGATGGAAGTCATTCCATTCGACGGCCTCGACTACCGTAAGTTCGCCGATATCCTCGATGTGATCTCCTGGGATGCGTATCCGACTTGGCATGATGCGGAGTCCGATAAGAAGGAAGCGGTGAAGTTCGCCTTTAACCATGACTTGTTCCGCACGATTAAAGGAAAGCCCTTCCTGTTGATGGAGAGCACGCCGAGCTTGACGAACTGGCAGCCAGTGAGCAAGTTGAAACGCCCAGGCATGCACAAGCTGTCTTCTTTGCAAGCGGTTGCGCACGGTTCTGACTCGGTACAATACTTCCAGTGGCGCAAGAGCCGCGGTTCAAGCGAGAAATTCCATGGCGCTGTCGTCGACCATGTAGGCCATGAGCATACGCGTGTATTCCGCGATGTGGCCGAGCTTGGCGAGACGTTGGCGAATATGAAGGAGATCGTCGGTACTTCAACACCTGCTGAAGTTGCCGTACTGTTTGACTGGGATAACCGCTGGGCGATCAATGATGCCCAAGGCCCGCGCAATATGGGAATCCATTATGAGCGCACGGTGCTTGAACACTATGCTGCATTGTGGCAGTATGGCGTACCGGTGGATATCATCGGGATAGAAGATGATATCTCCAAGTACAAAGTGATCTCCGCGCCGATGCTGTACATGTGCAGCGAAGAAACTGGGAGAAAACTCGAGCAGTTTGTTGAGAACGGCGGTACGCTTGTCGGCACCTATTGGTCCGGTGTTGTTGATGAGACGGATCTTTGTCATCTCGGCGGCTTCCCGGGTCCGCTTCGCCGTACGCTAGGGATCTGGGCGGAAGAGATCGAGGGGCTGTATCCGCATGATAAGAACGGTCTTGTCATGAATGAAGGCAACCGCCTGGGGCTGACCGGCGTCTATGAAACGCATGAGATCTGCGAGCTTGCCCATGCAGAAACGGCGCAGGTGCTCGGCGTTTATGAGGGCGATTTCTATGCTGGATGTCCGGCGCTCACGGTCAATGAACTCGGCAAGGGCCGCGCTTATTACATGGCAACTCGCCTGAAGAGCGACTTCCTGGATGCATTCTACAGGAAGGTTGTTGACGAAGCGGGCGTGAAGCGCGTGCTGAATGCGGATCTGCCCGAGGGAGTGACCGCGCAAGTGCGCACAGACGGCGAGCGGGATTACGTATTCGTCATGAACTTCAGCGGTGCAGAGCAGCGGGTGAAACTGGATGGTTCGGATTATGCGGATTTCGAAACAGGACAATCAGCAGGAGAGGAACTTCTGCTGAATGTGAACGGGATCAAGATCTTGGTACGCCCCAGCCGTTACAGCGGCTAG
- a CDS encoding thrombospondin type 3 repeat-containing protein — translation MKYISVVFITLLLKMNIIAIDSTILPSMASAPPMNLPTSWEYALFSGSETHPLSITSSSTYISGDVFSNHDIKHRGANLQVDGRLNAVGRIDSHHDQLDVWNQWEDVSPETAPDFGRVIRRLVSLDAEVYDQNQLFEGSDLQVERPMMIKGDAAFKGTEFVGKDYIIASGDITFDVTSLESLDDEPLVLYSEYGDIKIQASYSTMRGILYAPKGTVQIDVSSTFELEGHIIADRIELSGENVEIYGLYDEISLLNGHHHFMACNDRYYELYSEVPFNDYSTPYNTPVVMEIQDLLLESSIARSENIVQSVVLCHAALDKVEELRTKLEEEQRILEQIAADPFGDYDGDGLLNGFELEMLRDYTNPMVYDTDDDGIPDGEEDSDKDGLSNLLEQELGTDPANPDTDGDGLLDGSEYQLGTDPLLSVSGQDGILDSEKTYTQTIVGPVPDVKLEITAVGDISKAVYIHDATDNFTIDPEYSFADNEHFVSGLYVFVAELPYKHARIYLPVDRNKLGDRDIEQVKMVYFDERFMTFLPLEKQGMDPDSGIVWGETDHLGMFALVYPPNM, via the coding sequence ATGAAATATATCTCAGTTGTTTTCATCACGTTGCTGCTGAAAATGAACATCATAGCCATAGATTCGACCATTCTGCCATCGATGGCGTCTGCGCCTCCTATGAATCTGCCAACTTCTTGGGAATATGCATTGTTTTCAGGAAGTGAGACTCATCCATTAAGTATAACGAGCTCCTCAACTTATATCTCAGGGGATGTGTTTTCGAATCATGATATTAAGCATCGGGGGGCCAATCTGCAGGTAGACGGCCGATTGAATGCCGTGGGGCGGATTGATTCGCATCATGATCAGTTGGATGTCTGGAATCAATGGGAGGATGTTAGTCCGGAGACAGCGCCTGACTTTGGACGGGTCATTCGCCGGCTTGTATCGTTGGATGCCGAAGTTTATGATCAAAATCAGCTTTTCGAAGGCAGCGATCTGCAAGTTGAGCGGCCGATGATGATCAAAGGGGACGCTGCGTTTAAAGGAACCGAATTTGTTGGTAAGGATTATATCATCGCTTCCGGCGATATTACGTTCGATGTGACTTCTCTGGAGTCATTGGACGATGAACCTTTAGTTCTTTATTCAGAGTATGGAGATATTAAGATTCAAGCAAGTTACAGCACGATGCGCGGTATCTTGTATGCACCTAAAGGAACAGTACAGATCGATGTTTCGTCTACCTTTGAACTGGAAGGGCATATCATCGCTGATCGCATAGAGCTTAGCGGAGAGAATGTTGAGATCTATGGTTTATATGATGAGATTAGTCTTCTTAATGGGCACCATCATTTCATGGCTTGTAACGATCGATACTATGAATTGTACAGCGAAGTTCCTTTTAATGACTATAGTACTCCCTATAACACGCCAGTGGTGATGGAAATTCAGGATCTATTGTTGGAGTCCTCCATAGCAAGGAGCGAGAATATTGTTCAATCAGTGGTGCTTTGTCATGCTGCATTGGATAAGGTGGAGGAATTAAGAACAAAGCTTGAAGAGGAACAGCGCATTTTGGAGCAAATCGCAGCCGATCCGTTTGGAGACTATGACGGCGACGGGCTATTGAATGGATTTGAATTGGAGATGCTGCGCGATTATACGAATCCTATGGTCTACGATACGGATGATGACGGCATCCCAGACGGTGAAGAAGACTCGGATAAAGATGGTCTGAGCAATCTATTAGAACAAGAACTTGGCACGGATCCCGCTAATCCCGATACGGATGGGGACGGATTGCTGGACGGCAGTGAGTATCAATTAGGGACGGATCCGTTATTATCAGTTTCGGGTCAAGACGGCATCTTGGACAGCGAAAAAACCTATACCCAGACGATCGTCGGCCCTGTGCCTGATGTGAAGCTTGAGATCACAGCTGTCGGGGATATTTCTAAAGCGGTCTATATCCATGATGCGACTGATAATTTCACCATCGATCCTGAGTATTCATTTGCCGATAACGAGCATTTCGTATCTGGACTTTATGTATTTGTGGCGGAACTTCCCTATAAGCATGCTAGAATTTATCTGCCCGTTGATCGGAATAAGCTTGGTGACCGGGATATCGAGCAAGTGAAGATGGTTTATTTCGATGAGCGATTCATGACTTTCCTGCCTTTGGAGAAACAAGGAATGGATCCAGACTCAGGGATCGTATGGGGTGAGACAGATCATCTGGGGATGTTTGCTTTAGTCTATCCGCCGAATATGTGA
- a CDS encoding transposase, translating to MNFDLEEDEFRERFSTEEACEEMLFQARWPKGFRCPKCGGVQAYFIHTRRLYECTKCYYQASLTAGTVFENTRTPLTKWFLAIYMMSRLEGINAAELHRLIQVTYKTAWTMMMKLRHVMGLAENQCLQGSVRFTNTIYGRNRLTLHSVSKYSVLIAATAEEECAEKIMMKRLADQQVGLLRPREIQAIHAKYFDTSPHHVKYLGIHHHKPFIRQLKSIVLQAQNWIYGTFIAIGEKHLHRYWDEYVYRYNAESRYRPILRDYNSVLLRSYGVQPRRWLMHDGKVSGNLFKMLLKHCSTTRTLTYKDIIHTPSIEHIVSVDRGWKTAV from the coding sequence TTGAACTTTGATCTGGAGGAGGACGAGTTCCGCGAGCGTTTTTCCACGGAAGAAGCGTGTGAGGAGATGCTGTTTCAAGCTAGATGGCCGAAGGGCTTTCGCTGCCCGAAGTGTGGAGGCGTCCAGGCCTATTTTATCCATACACGCAGACTGTATGAATGTACCAAGTGTTATTATCAAGCTTCCTTAACCGCCGGCACCGTTTTTGAGAATACGCGTACTCCGCTTACCAAATGGTTTCTCGCCATATATATGATGTCGCGGCTGGAAGGGATCAATGCTGCGGAGCTACATCGCTTGATTCAGGTAACGTACAAGACGGCTTGGACGATGATGATGAAACTGCGACATGTGATGGGGCTTGCTGAGAACCAATGCCTGCAAGGTTCAGTGAGGTTCACCAACACAATCTATGGCCGAAACCGATTGACGCTGCATTCTGTTAGTAAATACTCTGTACTGATCGCAGCGACTGCTGAAGAAGAATGTGCAGAGAAGATTATGATGAAACGACTAGCTGACCAACAGGTTGGTTTGTTGCGGCCGCGCGAGATTCAAGCAATACATGCAAAATATTTTGATACCTCCCCACACCACGTAAAGTATCTCGGGATCCACCACCATAAACCGTTCATACGGCAGTTGAAGTCGATTGTCCTGCAAGCGCAGAACTGGATATACGGGACCTTTATTGCTATTGGCGAGAAACATTTGCATAGATATTGGGATGAGTATGTTTATCGATATAATGCTGAAAGCAGGTACCGCCCCATTTTACGAGATTATAACAGTGTACTGCTCAGGTCTTATGGAGTGCAGCCAAGGCGTTGGTTGATGCATGATGGCAAGGTGAGCGGCAATCTGTTCAAGATGCTCTTGAAGCATTGTTCAACTACCCGAACATTGACTTATAAAGACATTATTCATACACCTTCTATAGAGCATATCGTATCGGTGGATCGAGGATGGAAAACTGCTGTTTGA